A single genomic interval of Christensenellaceae bacterium 44-20 harbors:
- a CDS encoding sugar transferase, giving the protein MAKRKSFFNKYRGQGIARLFSIALLSLLVCASMTLATLFVHNVWDRFSNANLYVVLPWFWVITLISASFLDCFNFSGKRYYNLLYSIYISALISNVILLALPYVAIGAQLSKKIALLNFVLELAVLPLWLTLSRKFYFRCRPPLPSVLITDDPEGEAFVLEKVNRYSEKYRVDAITSPNDREIESIILSHKAVILGKLGTIDKAMFLRMCASMEKPVLIRPDYTDIMLSTSQSEQFDDLMMISVNKFGLTGGQRVMKRILDLCFSMLALVPALPVILLCALLIFLQDGHNPFFRQKRLTRGGREYGVYKLRTMIPDAEKHVGPVLAEKDDPRITKIGRILRSLRLDELPQIFNIIKGDMSIVGPRPERQFFYDEYTKTIPEFSHRLAVKAGLTGMAQVWGRYSTDPYEKLMLDLLYIQSYSLMLDIKLMIETVRVLFVKESSEGVDAGENAPHPKGEKR; this is encoded by the coding sequence ATGGCAAAAAGAAAATCCTTTTTCAATAAATACCGTGGCCAGGGCATTGCGCGGCTGTTTTCCATCGCGCTGCTTTCCCTGCTCGTCTGCGCCAGCATGACGCTGGCAACGCTTTTTGTGCATAACGTCTGGGATCGCTTCAGCAATGCGAACCTCTATGTGGTTCTGCCCTGGTTTTGGGTGATCACGCTCATCTCTGCCAGCTTTTTAGACTGCTTCAACTTCAGCGGCAAGCGCTATTATAACCTGCTGTATTCCATCTATATCTCGGCGCTTATCAGCAACGTCATCCTGCTGGCACTGCCCTATGTGGCCATCGGCGCGCAGCTGAGCAAGAAAATCGCCCTGCTCAACTTTGTTTTGGAGCTGGCCGTCCTGCCCCTTTGGCTGACGCTCTCGCGCAAATTCTATTTCCGCTGCCGCCCGCCGCTGCCCTCTGTGCTCATCACAGACGACCCCGAAGGCGAGGCTTTTGTGCTGGAAAAAGTCAACCGGTACAGCGAGAAATACCGGGTGGACGCCATCACTTCGCCAAACGACCGGGAGATCGAATCCATCATCTTGTCGCACAAGGCCGTCATCCTGGGCAAGCTGGGCACCATCGACAAAGCGATGTTCCTGCGCATGTGCGCCTCCATGGAAAAGCCCGTGCTCATCCGCCCGGATTACACGGATATCATGCTCTCCACTTCCCAAAGCGAACAGTTCGACGACCTGATGATGATCAGCGTCAACAAATTCGGCCTGACCGGCGGCCAGAGAGTCATGAAGCGCATTTTGGATCTCTGCTTCAGTATGCTGGCGCTGGTTCCGGCGCTGCCCGTTATCCTGCTCTGTGCGCTGCTCATCTTTTTGCAGGATGGGCATAACCCCTTCTTCAGGCAAAAACGGCTGACCCGCGGCGGCCGGGAATACGGCGTCTACAAGCTGCGCACCATGATCCCAGATGCGGAAAAGCACGTGGGGCCGGTGCTAGCCGAAAAGGACGACCCGCGCATCACCAAAATCGGCCGCATCCTGCGCTCGCTGCGCCTGGATGAGCTGCCCCAGATCTTCAATATCATCAAGGGGGATATGTCCATCGTGGGCCCGCGCCCCGAGCGCCAGTTCTTCTACGACGAATACACCAAAACCATCCCGGAATTTTCGCACCGCCTGGCCGTCAAAGCCGGGCTGACAGGCATGGCCCAGGTTTGGGGCCGCTATTCCACAGACCCATACGAGAAGCTCATGCTGGATCTGCTCTATATCCAGAGCTATTCGCTCATGCTGGATATCAAGCTCATGATCGAGACTGTGCGCGTGCTGTTCGTCAAGGAATCCTCGGAAGGGGTGGACGCGGGCGAAAACGCGCCGCATCCGAAAGGAGAGAAGAGATGA
- a CDS encoding phospho-sugar mutase — protein MQKQAFETYQLWLSAPLRDADLKAELEQISGDEAAIFDRFYRDLEFGTGGLRGVIGAGTNRLNVHTVARATQGYCSYLHKKFTNPSVAIGYDSRNKSTLFAQTAACVFAANGVRVHLYQQLMPTPALSYAVRALHCDGGIVVTASHNPAKYNGYKVYGADGCQITLEAAKSILGEISQVDTFEGVKLMEFEQALEQGAISYISEQIITDYLNRVSKEAFQPEGIDKNVAIVYTPLNGAGLGCVTRILRENGYTNISVVKEQEQPDGNFPTCPYPNPEIQEALALGLEYCQKLGADLLLANDPDCDRVGTAVRDGDSYRLISGNEMGVLLFDYICKMRRQKGTMPENPVAVKTIVTTEMAAKVAEAYGVELRNTLTGFKFIGEQIGLLEKDGQENRYIWGFEESYGYLSGSFVRDKDGVNASLLICEMFAYYQSQGLSLVDVLHELYAKYGAFQNALQSFTFEGAEGFATMQKIMADFRENAPAEVLGRKVLRKSDYKASVMTDAAGKTSPINMPSSDVLKFDLEGDISLVVRPSGTEPKLKIYYSVKADSEQQARALVEQYQAHYAKAMDGYR, from the coding sequence ATGCAAAAACAGGCATTTGAAACTTATCAGCTCTGGCTTTCCGCGCCGCTGCGGGATGCCGATTTGAAGGCGGAGCTGGAGCAGATTTCCGGCGATGAAGCCGCAATTTTCGACCGCTTCTACCGGGACCTCGAGTTTGGCACGGGCGGGCTGCGCGGGGTGATCGGCGCGGGCACCAACCGCCTCAACGTCCACACCGTCGCCCGGGCGACCCAGGGCTATTGCAGCTACCTTCATAAAAAATTTACAAATCCTTCTGTTGCCATCGGCTACGACAGCCGCAACAAATCCACGCTCTTCGCCCAGACGGCGGCCTGCGTGTTTGCGGCCAACGGCGTGCGCGTGCATCTCTACCAGCAGCTCATGCCCACGCCTGCGCTCTCCTATGCCGTGCGGGCGCTGCACTGCGACGGCGGCATCGTCGTAACCGCCAGCCACAACCCGGCCAAGTACAACGGCTATAAGGTCTACGGCGCGGATGGCTGCCAGATTACGCTGGAAGCCGCCAAGAGCATTTTGGGGGAAATCTCCCAGGTGGATACGTTTGAGGGCGTCAAGCTCATGGAATTTGAGCAGGCGCTGGAGCAGGGGGCTATCTCGTATATTTCCGAGCAGATTATCACGGATTATCTGAACCGCGTTTCTAAAGAGGCCTTCCAGCCGGAGGGCATCGATAAGAACGTCGCCATCGTCTATACGCCGCTCAACGGCGCCGGGCTGGGCTGCGTTACCCGCATTTTGAGGGAAAACGGCTACACGAACATCTCGGTCGTCAAAGAGCAGGAGCAGCCGGACGGCAATTTCCCCACCTGCCCCTATCCCAACCCCGAGATCCAGGAGGCGCTGGCTCTGGGCCTGGAATACTGCCAAAAACTCGGCGCAGACCTGCTTTTGGCCAACGACCCGGACTGCGACCGGGTGGGCACGGCTGTGCGCGACGGGGACAGCTACCGCCTGATCTCGGGCAACGAGATGGGCGTTCTGCTCTTCGATTATATCTGCAAGATGCGCCGGCAAAAGGGCACGATGCCGGAAAACCCCGTGGCCGTCAAGACCATCGTCACCACGGAGATGGCCGCAAAAGTGGCCGAGGCTTACGGCGTGGAGCTGCGCAACACGCTGACCGGCTTCAAATTCATCGGCGAGCAGATTGGCCTGCTGGAAAAGGACGGCCAGGAAAACCGCTATATCTGGGGCTTCGAGGAGAGCTACGGCTATCTCTCCGGCTCCTTCGTGCGCGATAAGGACGGCGTCAACGCCTCTCTGCTCATCTGCGAGATGTTTGCCTACTATCAGTCCCAGGGGCTCTCGCTGGTGGACGTGCTGCACGAGCTTTACGCCAAATACGGCGCCTTCCAGAACGCCCTGCAAAGCTTCACCTTCGAGGGCGCAGAGGGCTTTGCCACCATGCAGAAAATCATGGCGGATTTCCGCGAAAACGCCCCGGCGGAGGTGCTGGGCCGCAAAGTCCTGCGCAAGAGCGACTACAAGGCTTCCGTGATGACGGATGCCGCGGGCAAAACCTCCCCCATCAATATGCCCTCTTCGGATGTGCTCAAATTCGATTTGGAGGGAGATATCAGCCTGGTCGTCCGCCCCTCGGGCACAGAGCCCAAGCTCAAGATCTACTACTCCGTCAAGGCGGACAGCGAGCAGCAGGCCCGGGCGCTGGTGGAGCAGTATCAGGCGCACTATGCCAAAGCGATGGACGGCTACCGCTAA
- a CDS encoding nitroreductase — protein MNQVLENIKSRRSIRSFLPKPISREDLEIIAQAGQYAPTGMNRQQFQFTVLTSQPKLAELAKAIREEIGADESYNFYGPSALILLSCDPENHNGMLDCACALQNIFLAAHSMGIGSVWINQLRDICDKPAVRRVLDGLGVPGDHVVWGMAALGYAAETPAAAPRKSRVVFAD, from the coding sequence ATGAACCAAGTGTTAGAGAATATCAAATCCAGAAGAAGCATCCGCTCGTTTCTGCCAAAGCCCATTTCCCGGGAAGATTTGGAGATCATCGCCCAGGCCGGGCAGTATGCGCCCACAGGCATGAACCGCCAGCAGTTCCAGTTCACCGTGCTGACCAGCCAGCCAAAGCTGGCAGAGCTGGCCAAAGCCATCCGAGAGGAAATCGGCGCAGACGAGAGCTACAATTTCTACGGCCCAAGCGCCCTCATCCTGCTCTCCTGCGATCCGGAAAACCACAACGGTATGCTGGACTGCGCCTGCGCACTGCAAAATATCTTCCTGGCCGCGCACAGCATGGGCATCGGCTCTGTCTGGATCAACCAGCTGCGGGATATTTGCGATAAACCCGCCGTCCGCCGGGTTCTGGACGGGCTGGGCGTGCCGGGGGATCACGTGGTCTGGGGCATGGCCGCGCTGGGGTATGCCGCAGAAACGCCTGCCGCCGCGCCGCGCAAAAGCCGGGTCGTTTTCGCGGATTAG
- a CDS encoding SIS domain-containing protein, with amino-acid sequence MKVDFLKRRKEMLESVERQFMGIDQAQIDELVDAIMQTPRIFVSGWGRAGNIVRILGMNMAHLNRTVFCVGDNSTPAITKEDLLIIFSQSGSTKTISVICQKAREVGAKIALISNNPDSTMGKLADINVVIPPVEHDKDDLTKEPTHTFGLSTYQVGFILNDFIEDCVMYRTGQTLDDIWTYHNNLE; translated from the coding sequence ATGAAAGTAGATTTTTTGAAGAGAAGAAAAGAGATGCTGGAATCCGTCGAGCGGCAGTTTATGGGCATCGACCAGGCGCAGATTGACGAGCTGGTGGATGCGATTATGCAGACGCCGCGCATCTTCGTCTCGGGCTGGGGCAGAGCGGGCAACATCGTCCGCATTCTGGGCATGAACATGGCGCATCTGAACCGCACGGTTTTCTGCGTGGGCGACAACAGCACTCCCGCCATCACCAAGGAGGATTTGCTCATCATCTTCTCGCAGTCGGGCAGCACCAAGACCATCTCGGTCATCTGCCAGAAGGCCAGAGAAGTCGGCGCGAAAATCGCCCTGATTTCCAACAACCCGGATTCCACCATGGGCAAGCTCGCGGATATCAACGTCGTCATTCCGCCGGTTGAGCACGACAAGGACGACCTCACCAAAGAGCCGACGCACACGTTTGGCCTCTCGACTTACCAGGTCGGCTTCATCTTAAACGACTTTATCGAGGACTGCGTCATGTACCGCACGGGGCAGACGCTGGACGACATCTGGACGTATCACAACAACCTGGAATAA
- a CDS encoding 2-hydroxyacid dehydrogenase, with protein MKIVVIEPLGVEETLLREIAEQKLGSGHEIIIHSSRTADAGQLIARGQDADIIALANLPFPAEVIRGCEKLQMLSVAFAGVDHVALPACRERGVAVCNCAGYSTAAVADLVFGLLISLYRRIPACDTAVRREGTKDGLIGFELEGKKFGIVGAGAIGSRVAAIAQAFGCEVYAYSRTKKDLPGVCFVDLDTLLETCDIVSLHTPLNEQTRGLIGREQIAKMKKNAVLINTARGPVVDSQALADALSSGCIAGAGIDVFESEPPIAADHPLLGAPNLLATPHVAFATKEALVKRAHIAFENIAAYLKGAPQNLIP; from the coding sequence ATGAAAATTGTCGTCATCGAGCCGCTGGGCGTGGAAGAGACGCTCCTGCGGGAGATTGCAGAGCAAAAACTCGGCTCCGGGCATGAAATTATCATCCATTCCAGCCGCACCGCGGATGCCGGCCAGCTCATCGCCCGGGGGCAGGATGCGGATATCATCGCTCTGGCCAACCTGCCCTTCCCGGCAGAGGTCATCCGGGGCTGTGAGAAGCTTCAAATGCTCTCCGTGGCGTTTGCCGGCGTGGATCATGTGGCGCTCCCGGCCTGCCGGGAGCGGGGTGTCGCCGTCTGCAACTGCGCCGGATATTCCACTGCCGCCGTGGCAGACTTGGTTTTCGGCCTGCTCATTTCCCTCTATCGCCGCATTCCCGCCTGCGACACCGCCGTGCGCCGGGAAGGGACCAAAGACGGCCTCATCGGCTTCGAGCTGGAGGGCAAGAAATTCGGCATCGTGGGCGCGGGCGCCATCGGCTCCCGGGTGGCGGCCATCGCCCAGGCCTTTGGCTGCGAGGTTTACGCTTACAGCCGCACCAAAAAGGATTTGCCCGGCGTGTGCTTTGTCGATTTGGATACACTGCTCGAAACCTGCGATATCGTCTCCCTGCATACGCCGCTCAATGAGCAGACCCGGGGGCTCATCGGCAGAGAGCAGATTGCCAAAATGAAGAAAAACGCCGTGCTCATCAACACAGCCAGAGGACCGGTGGTGGACAGCCAGGCGCTGGCCGACGCCCTTTCCAGCGGCTGCATCGCCGGCGCGGGCATCGACGTGTTCGAGAGCGAGCCGCCCATCGCCGCGGATCACCCCCTGCTGGGCGCGCCCAACCTGCTGGCCACGCCGCACGTCGCCTTCGCGACAAAAGAAGCGCTGGTCAAGCGGGCGCATATCGCCTTTGAAAACATCGCCGCCTATCTGAAGGGCGCGCCGCAAAACCTCATCCCGTAA
- a CDS encoding glycosyltransferase produces MSEKKLSILQINKLYAPDIGGVERVAQQIAEGLAGQTQMQVLVCQKKGERKEEKVSGVPVIRSKTLGTKFSMPISFGFFRDLRRLCKGQDVLLFHMPFPLGDLAYLFSGYRGKTAVWWHADVVRQKKLMFFYRPIMNAFLRRVDRIFVATQGHIEGSAYLGPYREKCRVVPFGLNVEEYKKDAAKTSPLEEQGQEGTVKFLFVGRLVYYKGVDVLLRAFEKVQNAELFIVGGGPLREELEAEARRMGREGAVHFLSGLSDAQLKACYRDCDVFVLPSVARSEAFGLVQLEAMAFGRPVINTNLPSGVPYVSLHGKTGITVPPEDAQALADAMRALAEDAALREAYGKAGYERVCTEFSEQHMMELLLEQMRRLAGGE; encoded by the coding sequence ATGAGCGAAAAAAAGTTGAGCATACTTCAAATCAACAAGCTCTATGCGCCGGATATCGGCGGTGTGGAGCGGGTGGCCCAGCAGATTGCCGAGGGGCTGGCCGGGCAGACGCAGATGCAGGTACTGGTCTGTCAGAAAAAGGGAGAGAGGAAAGAGGAGAAGGTGAGCGGCGTCCCCGTTATCCGCTCCAAAACTCTGGGCACGAAGTTTTCCATGCCCATCTCCTTCGGGTTTTTCCGGGATCTGCGCAGGCTTTGCAAAGGGCAGGATGTGCTGCTCTTCCATATGCCCTTCCCGCTGGGGGATTTGGCCTATCTCTTCTCGGGCTATCGAGGAAAGACCGCGGTCTGGTGGCATGCGGATGTGGTGCGCCAGAAAAAGCTGATGTTTTTCTACCGCCCGATTATGAACGCGTTTCTGCGCCGGGTAGACCGCATTTTCGTCGCGACCCAAGGGCATATCGAGGGCTCGGCCTATCTGGGGCCTTACCGGGAGAAATGCCGCGTCGTCCCCTTCGGGCTGAACGTGGAGGAATATAAAAAAGATGCCGCCAAAACTTCGCCGCTGGAAGAGCAGGGGCAGGAGGGGACGGTCAAATTCCTGTTCGTGGGCAGGCTGGTCTACTATAAAGGCGTGGATGTGCTGCTGCGGGCGTTTGAAAAAGTGCAAAATGCAGAGCTGTTTATCGTGGGCGGCGGCCCGCTGAGGGAGGAGCTGGAGGCAGAGGCCCGGCGCATGGGAAGAGAGGGGGCGGTGCACTTTCTCTCCGGCCTTTCGGATGCCCAGCTCAAAGCCTGCTACCGGGACTGCGATGTGTTCGTCCTGCCCTCGGTGGCCAGGAGCGAGGCCTTTGGCCTGGTGCAGCTGGAGGCTATGGCCTTTGGCCGGCCGGTCATCAATACAAACCTGCCCTCGGGTGTGCCATACGTCAGCCTGCATGGCAAAACCGGCATTACCGTGCCGCCGGAGGATGCCCAGGCGCTGGCAGATGCCATGCGCGCCCTGGCAGAGGATGCCGCGCTGCGGGAGGCTTACGGCAAAGCCGGGTATGAGCGGGTCTGCACCGAGTTTTCCGAGCAGCATATGATGGAGCTTTTGCTGGAGCAGATGCGCCGGCTGGCAGGCGGGGAATAG
- a CDS encoding type I phosphomannose isomerase catalytic subunit, with the protein MKLERYPLKMRPAYKDSLWGGDTLKRKFGKDSGLAVTAESWELSTQSAGLSIIANGAYADMTFAQYAGQFPEAVSPDFKAGEKFPILVKFLDVEKPISIQVHPSDENAGPGEEGKAEAWYIVSANPGARIYYGLKEQITKEELREHAANGTMEQVVNQAPVRPGQVWYNHPGIVHSLEGGALVAEVQQNSNTTYRVYDFNRKDASGNLRELHLEKALDVIDYAPQQGDENAVLSKKAEGNALAPLFVCQHFKMERLDVQDRIDLCCGAQSFYCLLFLEGAGSIIHAGQKFDFTAGDCYFIPAGLGEYRVEGVCMALAAHI; encoded by the coding sequence ATGAAGTTAGAGCGGTATCCACTCAAAATGCGGCCGGCCTATAAGGATTCCCTTTGGGGCGGCGACACGCTGAAACGAAAGTTCGGCAAGGATTCGGGCCTAGCAGTTACAGCGGAAAGCTGGGAGCTTTCCACCCAGAGCGCCGGGCTGAGCATCATCGCAAACGGCGCTTATGCGGATATGACTTTTGCGCAGTATGCCGGCCAGTTCCCGGAGGCGGTTTCCCCGGATTTTAAAGCGGGGGAAAAATTTCCCATACTCGTCAAGTTTCTGGATGTGGAAAAACCCATCTCCATTCAGGTGCACCCGTCGGATGAAAACGCCGGCCCGGGCGAAGAGGGCAAGGCGGAGGCCTGGTATATCGTCTCGGCCAATCCGGGGGCGCGTATTTATTACGGCCTAAAGGAGCAAATTACAAAAGAAGAATTGAGAGAACACGCAGCAAACGGGACGATGGAGCAGGTGGTCAACCAGGCGCCTGTGCGGCCGGGGCAGGTTTGGTATAATCACCCGGGCATCGTGCATTCCCTGGAGGGCGGCGCGCTGGTGGCGGAAGTGCAGCAGAATTCGAATACGACCTACCGCGTCTACGATTTTAACCGCAAAGATGCCAGCGGCAATCTGCGGGAGCTGCATCTGGAAAAGGCGCTGGATGTCATCGACTATGCGCCCCAGCAGGGGGATGAGAACGCGGTTCTGAGCAAAAAGGCGGAGGGAAATGCGCTTGCGCCTTTGTTCGTTTGCCAGCATTTTAAGATGGAGCGGCTGGATGTGCAGGATCGGATTGACCTGTGCTGCGGGGCTCAGAGCTTTTATTGCCTGCTGTTCCTGGAGGGCGCCGGCAGCATCATCCATGCCGGGCAGAAATTCGATTTTACGGCAGGAGACTGCTATTTTATCCCGGCCGGGCTGGGAGAATACCGGGTGGAGGGCGTCTGCATGGCGCTGGCCGCTCATATCTAA
- a CDS encoding glycosyltransferase family 1 protein: MRIELDGQLFAEKEKTGIGFVAHQLVCELPRISRDEKVLDYFAKGCGGEQLAAIEQYQEMGYALNPCQVISSRHYKMIWPFFPLAFHRFFGKKADVTCFFNFYVPPGVFGKKITIVHDMVVKAFPETMNLKTKIMLKLCLKKSCKRADKIVTVSQFSKEEIVKYLKIPEEKIVVMPNGVDHSLYHPGYAADAVEKAKRRYHIEGEYYLYLGTLEPRKNIERIVQAYARSKKPGGPRLVLAGRKGWLYESIFAAVQELGIERDVIFTDYVADADVPLLMSGAKIFLFPSLYEGFGLPPLEAMACGTPVVTASTSSLPEVAGDAALLADPYSVREIAAAIARLEQDEALRQSLIQKGLERAAQFTWEKSAQIFYAAIKSAAAEEKK, encoded by the coding sequence ATGAGAATCGAACTGGACGGGCAGCTTTTTGCCGAAAAGGAAAAGACGGGCATCGGCTTTGTGGCGCATCAGCTGGTATGCGAACTGCCGCGCATTTCCCGGGATGAAAAAGTGCTCGATTATTTTGCCAAGGGCTGCGGGGGCGAGCAGCTTGCGGCCATTGAACAATATCAGGAAATGGGATATGCCCTAAACCCCTGCCAGGTGATCAGCTCCCGGCACTATAAGATGATCTGGCCCTTCTTTCCGCTGGCCTTTCACCGCTTTTTCGGCAAGAAGGCAGATGTAACCTGCTTTTTCAATTTCTATGTGCCTCCGGGCGTTTTTGGCAAAAAGATCACCATCGTGCACGATATGGTGGTAAAAGCCTTCCCGGAGACCATGAACCTCAAAACCAAAATTATGCTGAAACTCTGCCTGAAAAAATCCTGCAAGCGGGCAGATAAGATCGTAACCGTCTCCCAGTTCAGCAAGGAGGAGATCGTCAAATACCTGAAAATTCCAGAGGAGAAGATCGTCGTCATGCCAAACGGCGTGGATCACAGCCTGTATCACCCGGGCTATGCCGCGGATGCCGTTGAGAAGGCCAAGCGGCGCTATCATATCGAGGGGGAATACTACCTCTATCTGGGGACGCTGGAGCCCAGGAAGAATATCGAGCGCATCGTGCAGGCATATGCCCGCTCTAAAAAGCCGGGCGGGCCGAGGCTGGTGCTGGCGGGCAGGAAGGGCTGGCTGTATGAGAGCATTTTCGCGGCTGTGCAGGAGCTGGGCATCGAGAGGGATGTGATTTTTACAGACTACGTCGCGGATGCAGACGTCCCTCTGCTCATGAGCGGCGCCAAGATTTTCCTCTTCCCCTCGCTCTACGAGGGCTTCGGGCTTCCGCCGCTGGAGGCCATGGCCTGCGGGACGCCTGTGGTTACGGCGAGCACGTCGTCGCTCCCTGAAGTGGCGGGGGATGCGGCGCTGCTGGCCGATCCGTATAGCGTGCGGGAGATCGCGGCGGCCATCGCGCGGCTGGAGCAGGACGAAGCTCTGCGCCAAAGCCTCATCCAAAAGGGGCTGGAGCGCGCCGCCCAGTTTACCTGGGAAAAATCCGCGCAGATTTTCTATGCCGCCATCAAGAGTGCGGCGGCGGAGGAGAAAAAATGA
- a CDS encoding DUF3592 domain-containing protein: MRKGGKFGRGVLIAAGLVFLCAAIYFLVYDVYAYCRQFEQKDWPTATATVIHVEARREGRRGHYHTRYDIYYQYEAAGDLYSGAVYGLNAARQYGESFSVKYDPSAPSDSTHYLEPEFGLLVSGVLGFAVFGLAGGHMVRSAWRRGGKGGARRQDQKA; the protein is encoded by the coding sequence GTGAGAAAAGGGGGCAAATTCGGCCGGGGCGTTTTGATTGCGGCCGGCTTGGTTTTTCTCTGCGCCGCGATCTATTTTCTCGTCTATGACGTATATGCCTACTGCCGCCAGTTTGAGCAAAAGGATTGGCCGACGGCCACAGCGACGGTTATCCACGTCGAGGCGCGCAGAGAGGGCAGGCGCGGGCACTACCACACGCGCTACGATATTTACTATCAATACGAGGCGGCGGGAGATCTCTATTCCGGCGCGGTTTACGGCCTGAATGCCGCAAGGCAGTACGGCGAGAGCTTTTCGGTCAAATACGATCCCAGCGCGCCCTCGGATTCGACGCACTATCTGGAGCCGGAGTTTGGGCTGTTGGTTTCGGGCGTTTTGGGTTTTGCGGTTTTTGGCCTTGCAGGCGGGCATATGGTGCGCAGTGCATGGCGCAGAGGGGGAAAGGGCGGCGCCCGGCGGCAGGATCAAAAAGCATGA